The DNA sequence CTATGATTACAAAATATGAATTACCCGAAGAAGCCGATTTCAACCTACTGAGCAATTTTGGAGAGGAAGTTGAAATGAAGACCTTTAAAACAAACGTTCCCCCGACGTTAGAGTGTGACAAAGATCAAGTGCTGAAGATAAAAATTCTTTGCCTCGGGGACTATACCGGGGGAGTGGGAAGAAAAGGGGTGTTTATCAACGATTATCTGCAAGTCACACCACCGGTACCGAACAATCAGTATCCAGTACTCGGTTGCgatttttacttaaaaacaacaaaatggaaaaaaggggAAGATCACGATCCAGTTACCATCACAATACAATTTTGGGAGATTGGAGAACAAGAGCGCTACTGTACACGCATGACAAATGTTTATTATAGGGACAGTCATGGGACATTAGTATTCTGGGGTCCGGGCAATTCATCCTCACTGGATGG is a window from the Porites lutea chromosome 10, jaPorLute2.1, whole genome shotgun sequence genome containing:
- the LOC140949969 gene encoding ras-related protein Rab-38-like; the protein is MITKYELPEEADFNLLSNFGEEVEMKTFKTNVPPTLECDKDQVLKIKILCLGDYTGGVGRKGVFINDYLQVTPPVPNNQYPVLGCDFYLKTTKWKKGEDHDPVTITIQFWEIGEQERYCTRMTNVYYRDSHGTLVFWGPGNSSSLDGAPKWLKDVNRACLSIPCVLVTDNTSNKPLYGPGEKFESEMAFDQFWKNHGFVGHFEIKSRDWESGENSVFGQAVNCLIEKILTERT